Genomic DNA from Corynebacterium diphtheriae:
CGGCCAGAATTCGCCCCGCGGTGGCTCTCACCCCTCGTAAGCGATGTGGCCAACGGCGTTATCTGCGATCGACTACGCCGTGTTCTCGCCCCACCGCAACGCACGGAAACTACCAAACAAGCAGCCGTGCTCATGCTGCTCGCAGGAGATCCCCTCGCACACACCGTGCCTAATGACGCCACCGTGCTTCTCACGCACCGTTCACCAACGATGCGATCGCACTCCGGCCAAATTGCCTTTCCCGGTGGCCGGATGGACCCCACCGACCATAATGTGGTCGATTGCGCACTGCGGGAAGCGTGGGAAGAAACCGGTGTGGACCGCATGAGCGTGACGCCCCTTGTTACCTTTCCCATGCTGCACATCCGTGCTACCGGATACCCCGTGCATCCCGTGCTGGGCTATTGGCACAGGCCGAGTCGCGTTGGGGTGGTAAGCCCCAACGAAGCCGACTCTGTTGCCGCAATCCCCATTGCGGAATTAGCTGATCCCAGCAACCGGCTCACCGTGGAATTTGACCGTTGGTCTGGTCCCGCGTTTCGGATCAACGACTTTATTATTTGGGGTTTTACCGGTGGACTCTTAGATGCAATGCTTTATCAAGCGGGATGGGAACAGCCGTGGGATTCGCACAAGCACTACGATCTATACGACACCCTTGCTCGTTCCCGGAACAACGAGCGTTTGACGTAATGCAGGAAGGCACGACACGACAGTGACACCCGGAATGACAGTCGACGCTGCCATCGTGATCGCGTTAGTGATCGCAATTTTTACCGGCTGGCGGCAAGGCGCAGTATCCTCCGTGCTTTCAACCCTTGGCGTTGTAGCAGGGCTTATCTGTGGCGCAGCAGCAGCTCCCTTTGTGATGGGACTGACCGAGCATGTAGCCCTGCGGTTTTTGCTAGCCCTAGGAACCGTGATTTTGTTGGTTGGCGTGGGCAACCTCGTCGGCGGAATTTTAGGAGCCCAACTTCGGGATCATTTCTTGTGGAAGAAAACCATGTGGATAGATTCCGCGATCGGTTCCGTGTTCCAGGCCCTAGCTACGCTGTTGGTGGCGTGGCTGGTATCAATTCCGCTGGCCACAGGGCTAAGTGGTGGCATATCGCAGGGGATTAAAAACTCTGAGATCTTAGGGTTTGTGGACCACGGTGCACCTTCGCAGTTGTCTGCGCTGCCGTCGAAAATCTCGGCGATGCTCAATGAGAGCGGCCTGCCGCCGCTGGTGTCGCCATTTATGGAAAAGCAGCACTCCAGCCAAGTGGAAGCGCCCGCTATCAAGGTGGCGGACACTGCGCTGGTAGAACGCCTGCGGCCCTCGGTGATCCACGTGCTGGGCGAGTCGGAAGAATGCAGCCGACGCCTGATGGGATCTGGCTTTGTTGTCGACGCCACCCACGTGATAACCAACGCCCACGTGGTAGCTGGAACCGAGCGCGTTAGCCTCGACACCGTGGTGGGCATGGTCGACGCCACCGTGGTTTATTACAACCCACAGCTCGACATCGCTGTACTCGAAGCGGAGGGGCTTAACCTGCCGGCACTACAGTGGGCGCCCGAACCTGCAGAAACTGGTGCAGACGCTATCGTGATGGGCTTCCCAGAATCCGGCCCCTTTGAGGCAGCGCCGGCACGTATCAGCGACCGCATTATCATCGCAGGCCCCGACATCTACGCTAACGGCCGCGTAGAGCGCGAATCCTACACCGCACGTGGAAGTATCCGCCAAGGCAACTCTGGCGGCCCCATGGTGGATGCTGAGGGCAACGTCATCGGTGTGGTTTTCGGCGCCTCCGTTGATGCCACAGATATTGGCTATGCCCTCACCGCCAAAGAAGTGCTCAATATGGTAGGCGATACCAGTGCGCTGCACACCCCCGTGGCCACGCAGCAGTGCGTGGTGAACTAAAGAAGTTTGAGCACCTGGGCAACAAAAGCTGCTGGGTCTTCTAGATGCGGACGCATTCGCGTGCTGGGGATACTGAACGTGTCAAAGTCCCCAGTGCAGCGTGATGCGGCACGTCGGGCGAGGTAGCGGGCGTAGGGGGTGGCGTCGACAAGCACGTGTGTTGGGGCCGTAACATGCTGCGATGCCCACTTCAGCGGCGGCACATTGACCACATAGCGTGAGGTTTTGGCTACCGCGGGGAAAGTGGAGTCAATGGACATGGCGAGGCGACGCAGCGCTAGTGTGTCCGCGAATTTAGGGCTTGCTTGGAAGCTTAACGACGTCCACCGCCGTAGGTCGCGCTCAACCCACATACCCTTCAGACGCCACAGGCGCTTACTGAGGACTCGGGGGAGTCGAAACATTGTGGTCATACTGACCGGATAGGTAAAAAGCCACGGTCTGCCGATGATGGCGCGGCGCATATCAAGGGGGTGAATCGCGCCCACGGTGGTCAACGAGGCGACGTGGCGCGGGTAGTTCGCAGCAAGCAGCCACGCAATCGCGGCACCGGAACCGCAGGCGATCACATGCGCGGACTCGTGGCCCAAAGTACGGATCGAGCCGGCGATGTCGCCGGTTGCGAGGTAGTGATCGTAGCCCGTAGGCGGCTTGTCGGAGAGGCCGTAGCCACGGAAATCAATGGCGGCAACATGAAAACCCGCCGCCGCAAGGGGGGCGAGGCATTCTTTGAAATCGAACCAGCCGCCGAAAGAATCGTGGAGTAGCACTATCAGGGGATTAGTGGGGTTGCCAGCAGTTGCCGCATGCAGGCGTACGCCACGGGTATGGAGCATGATATGGCTAAATGGCCCGTCGAGTTCCACAACGTGTGGCGAGATCGGCACCGGTGGAACCTTAGGGGAGGGGTTGCTGCGCCTAAAAAACGCCGCCATATCGGGGTAGCTCCTTCTAAATAACATAACAACGCCCCGAAAACGGAGGCGTTGTTAGATCAATGAGCGTGGGGCTTTAACTGTGCACTAGCTGTAGAGGCCGCGATTGCTTGCCTCGAGCTTTGCCTGAGCCTTACCTGGGACAAGCTTTTTCAGCTCGTTAACGGAGTTGATCGTCTCCTTTGGCTTGCTGATCTTCTTGACCTTCTTAAAACCAACCAGCGCAAGCACGCCGGCGAGAACCAGCATGAACAGGAACACGATCAAGAAGGCAGCCCAGCGGTCGATCCACAAGTTGAGCAGCTCGGCAAGGAAGAAGAAAAAGAAGAAAGAGCTGTACAAAGCGATGGTGCCGGCAACGCCGAACATGCCGCCGCCAATCACACCTTTTTTAGCTTCAACGGCAAGCTCAGTCTTAGCGAGCTCGACCTCCGCGCGGAACAAGGAGGACATTTGGGCGGTGGCATCGCTCACCAAGGAACCAATGGATCCCTTGTTGGTGGCATCTACATCGGTCAGCGGAATTGCGTTGACCTTCGCCTCGAACGCGTCATTGCCCTCGGTGAAAAAGCCCTTGTCGTTGCTCACGGGTCGGTCCCTCCAGATCATTGATTTAAAACAGTTATCCCCAATGTTGCCACGAATTTGCGCCGAGGGTGAATTTTGTGGGCCAATTGTTGCCGTTTCGTAGTCTTAGCGAGGATCATGGGCAGCTATGAATGGTTTGCTCGACCGAGAAGACATCCGTACCCTGCTCGCCGAAGCCGAGTCGACAATCGCTGCTGTACACCGTCGACCAGTAAGTTTGCGCCGAAGTGACCTCACCAGTGCTGAAGGCGTGTTCAGAGGTGCGCGCAGCAGCGCTCAGTTGACGCCACAGATCAGTGAGCAACACCATATCAGCGCCTACAGCGTGCTGGCCCCCGACCATATTGCGCGCAGCTCCACGACTTTTGTGCGTGCACCCCTCCAACTGCTCGCGCGTATCGACGTCCTCAGCGGTGGCACCGGAAGACCAGAACAGGGAAGTGCTGCATTGCAATCCTTAGCAGGCTTTATTTCAGCACGACCACATTCGGGACTTGGTACAGCCGTGGTTCATGGTGAGATCCTTGCCCGTGCCCCTTTTGGCCCACGCTCTGCGATCGTCGCACGCGTGGCTTCCCGAGTCCTTGCCTACGGTCTGGGTTTTGATCCGCGTGGGCTCTGCGTTCCCGAACCTTACCTACGTAGACACCACGAGGACTATCACAGGTGTGCTGACCACTGGGCTGACAGTGCCGATGCAGCCGCAGACTTTGTCGCTTTACATCTGCGTGCCTGGATCGCGGGTGCAGCTGAGGCGGAGTCTATCGCTGCGGCCGTTTAGAGACTTCCACCACATCACAGAGCCAACCACGGCTGCTACACCAGCTGCTACGCCGGTGGATATTTGGAGATCACGTTTAGTGGGTTTGCTAAAAAGGGCCACCGGATTTTTAAACGTATGGATTTCCCAATCGCGATCAAGAGCGACTTTTTTGAGGGCGCGGTCGGGATTGACGGCTCGCGGGTTGCCCACGGCCTCAAGCATAGGGAGGTCGGTGATGGAATCGGAGTAGGCGAAGCTGCGGTCCAGTTGATAGCCGCGCTTGTCGGTGAGCTCAAGGATGGCTTGTGCTTTAGCTGCACCTTTGCAATAGAACGGAACCTCGCCGGTGAATTTGCCGTCTACAACGGTCAGTTCTGTTGCCACTACTTGGTCGACGCCGAGCTCTGCGGCGATTGCTTCTACGAGGATCCGAGCGGATGCGGAGATGATTACTACGTCGTGGCCGGTTTCTTGATGCATGTGAATGAGGTCGCGAGCTTCGGCATAGATGGCGGGGGCGACAACACTCTGGAGAGTGTCGCTGGCGATCTCACGTACTTGTTCTTCGCTCCAGCCGGTAATGAGATGGGCGAGCTGGTTTTTGGTGTGATCCATTTGTTCGCTGGAGTAGCCAGAAAACATGTAGGTTGCTTTGGCCATGGACATCTGGAGGGCCTCGGCGGGGGTGATGAGCCCCGAGTGCATGAACTCCCGCCCGTAGGCCAACGCGGAGGATGTGGCAATGATGGTTTTATCAAGATCGAAGAAGGCCGCGATGCGGGGCTGGTGGGTATCCAGCTGGGGTGCATTCATAAAGGTCAGGGCCTCCTTGGGGTTGCTGTGTCCAGTGTTTGTGGCCACCAGTGTATGCGCTGTTGTGTCAGGGCGGTAGGTGGGGTTTCGTTGCTTGGCCTAAGAGGCTGTGCGGGGGTGTCTTAGACCCACCCATGAGGAGGTGAAAAATCGCGAATTGCTCATTTTGGTGGTCTATGCCATAATGTGAGTGCAAGGCCCCGATATACAGTGTGGCCTGCCCCGGCCCGCCCCCCTGTGGCCGGGTGGCGGTTCGCGCACACCCCCCCCGAGCGCGAACCGCCCTTAATTGTTTTATGGAGTGTTTTCCCCCAAAGTATCCTGTACTTTCTGGTGGCTTTGGCCGATAGGCGGAAGTTATCCACAGGAACACTCATTTTGTGATCTAACTCACCTTTTGGTGGTGGGTTATCCACAGGCTTTCTGGAGACGTTCTGCGCGCTGGTGTGAGAAACCGGCACACTGCGGAGCATGAACACACCACACCCCAGTGCGCCTGTCCTCGTCGCAGTAGCCAACCTCACCATTCACCCAGAAGCGCTCCACATCGTGGCCGCTACAGGGCGCGAATGTATTGACACCACAGATCCACGCGAGATTAGCCGCCATGCTCACCGCGTCGCAGCGATGCTTGTCGACGCCACCACTGCGCCACATATGGCAAGCCTTCCCCCGAATACGCGGGTCATGTACCTTGAGCCGGAACCTGGCCCTATTGATTATGAAAAGGCCATGAAAAGCGGCGCTGAGCTAGCTGTTATCGTGCCAGCTCAATCCCCAGAACTCTTAAAAGCATTAGGCAGGCGGGATGTTGCGCCGCGTGCCGGGAAATATCCCGTGATCGCCGTGATTGGGGCGGCGGGAGGTGCGGGGACGTCGACACTGTGCGCAGCGCTAGCCGCGGACTACCGCGAGGCCCTGCTGATTGATACCGAGCATTTTTCGGGTGGTATTGATCTGCTGCTGGGTAAAGAAGATGATCTAGGTATTCGTTGGGACGACGTGCCCGATAGCGGCGAGAAAGTACCCGCCTCGGAATTGCTAGCCTCGTTGCCCTGCGTGGAGCCGAATGTACGAATCCTTGCCGCTACGCGCGATAGCGTGACACGCGTAGCGGAGCAGCAGTTGCGCGGTGTTGTGGAAAGCGTGCGCGGAACATGCCCGATCATTATCGACGTGCAGCGCCACCATGTGTTGCTCGAATCGTGTGTCGATCTGGCAGATCTTGTGGTGTTGCTCGTACCGGCTGAAATCCGCTCCGTGGCCGCTGCGGCGCAATTGGTGCCATGGTTGCGACGTCGCAAAGTAGACGTGGTGGGCGTGCTGCGTGAACGGGCGTGGGCGAGCGTGGACCGCGAGGAAGTAGCCCGTGTTACCGGCGCAGACATCGTGGCGACGGTCCCGACCATCAAGGGGTTGCCGCGCGAGGTGGAGCTTGGCGGAATGGCCACAATACCGCGGGCGTTACGACGCCCCCTCGCACAACTGAGGAGTCACATCGATGGGTGACCAGCGGCAACGCATTGCAGAAGAAGTACAACGCTATGTGGCAGAGCATCCCGATGTGGCAGCGGGAACCTCGTTGGCGCAGGTGGTGCGGCGTTATGCCGGTGGTGTGATCGGTGACGTGGAGGTCCTAGAGATCTTGCGTCAAATCCGCCACGACTCTGTCGGCGTTGGCCCGCTGGAACACATACTAGCGATTCCAGGGGTAACCGACATTGTGGTCAACGGGGTTCACGGTGTGTGGTTCGATCGCGGCCGTGGTTTGGAACAAGCGGCACCATGTTTTGATGATGAGGGGGAAGTAATGCGACTGGCGACGCGGCTACTTGTGGCATCTGGGAACCGATTAGATAGCGCACAATGTTATTCCGATGGCCGCATTACACGTGACGACGGCAGCAGTCTTCGCGTCCATGCCGTCCTTTCGCCGCCATCAGAATCGGGGCCACTGATTTCTATTCGCGTGCTACGCCAAGCAGATGTGAGCATGACGGATCTTATAGCGCACAATACTTTTACAGCGAAGGTGGCACAGATTCTAGAAAACCTAGTGCGCGAACGACGCCCGTTGCTGATCGTGGGTGGAACCGGCAGTGGGAAAACCACATTGCTCAGCGCGCTGCTAGCCACCGTGGACCACGACCAGCGCATTATCTGCATCGAAGACACCCCAGAGTTACAGCCGGTGCATCCGCACGTGGTCAAGCTGATCTCAAGGTCGAGCAACACCGAAGGCCGTGGCCACATCACCATGACTGACCTGCTGCGCCAAGCGCTGCGCATGCGTCCAGACCGCATTGTTGTCGGCGAGATTCGCGGCGCAGAAGTTGTAGACCTGCTGGCGGCACTCAACACGGGCCATGATGGTTGTGCGGGCACCTTGCATGCCAACTCCTTGCGGGAAGTTCCCGCGCGTTTGGAAGCCCTTGCCGCCGTGGGTGGATTGGATAGAAACGCACTGCATTCTCAACTTGCCGCGGCACGTCCCGTGGTGATCGTCATGCGGTCGACACCGCAGGGGCGACGGTTGCATCAAATCGGTGAACTAAGCGGTACCCCAATAACGCCACATGTGATCTGGGAGGAAGCATGAGCATGTCTTTCTTCTTATGCGCGTTGGCCTGCGTTGTTCCTAGCGTGCGCTGGAAACCCATTGTGTGCAATAAAATAGTGAGCCTTGCGGCTCTCGTGTTACTGCCCATCATGCTGGTGATCTGGGAGCCGGTTATGATCGCAGCAGTTCTTATCACTGCAACGGTGATACGCACCGTAATGGGAATTCGACGCAACCGGGCAGCTCGTACCACCCAAGAAGCACTGAGCAGCGCACTTGGCATCATCGCCGGTGATCTGCGCTGCGGGCTCGGCACCTGGGATGCGCTAGCGCGGGTAGCCCAAGAACCCACAACGCATGCACCTCTTGCAACCGCGTGCGCTGCCGCTGCTCGACGTGCACGCGCTGGCGGATCAGCCGCTGACGTTCTAGCCGACTATTCTCACAGCATTGCAGGCCTCCAGCGGGTTGCTAGGGTATGGAAGCTATCAGAAACCCACGGTATTAGCGTGGTGCCTCTCGTAGAACAGCTCCACAATGAAATTGATGACCGCCTGCGGCACCGAGATCGCACCAAAGCCGCACTTCAAGGAGCACAAGCAACCGCAATTGTGCTGAGTCTCCTGCCGCTTTTTGGGCTAGGAATGGGCATCGGCCTAGGCGCACCTGTCCTAGCATTCTTGCTTAACAACGCCATAGGCCAAACCCTGCTCATCCTAGGAACAGCACTGCAATGTGCGGGACTGCTCTGGTCGCAAGCCTTAATCAAGGCGGTGGGATAATGCTATCGCTTAGCGCATTCATCCTCGCAGCAGCAATTTTCCTCACCAACCCACCACCGCGAATGAGTACCGGCACCAAGCTGGCACTGCCATCGTGGCTATCGGCACTTATGGCCTACAACCAGCGACTACGCACCCGTTGTGACTATCACGCTGCTGCAGAACAACTCGATATCTTCGTTGCCACATCGCGAGCAGGATTATCCCTTGCCCAAGCATGCGCAGCAGTGGCAGCAACCACAAGCTCTGCGGTAGACGCAGAACCATGGCGACAGGTAGCAGCCATGGCCTCCTTAGGAGTGCCCATGTCGCGGGCATGTACACCATTAGCAAACACCGAGGGGCTCGTAGCAGTCGTCGCGGTCATGCGAGCAGCAGATGCGTCGGGAGCATCGATCGCTGCCGGCTGCGATCGAATTGCTCGGTCCCTGCGCGACCATGCAGTCGACACCTACACCGCCCAAGCAGAACGCACCGGAGTGCTCATCGCTCTACCACTCACGCTGTGCTTTCTGCCCGCATTCTTCCTTCTAGGGCTTGCCCCAGTAACGATCAGCCTAGGCATGGACATCCTCTAAAAAACACCGAAAGGAACCCCATCATGTTGACCACCATTGTGACCCGTTTTCGCCTTCTCGCCAGTGACGATAGCGGCATGACTACCATCGAATATGCATTAGGGGCAGTGGCGGCTACCGCCCTTGCCGGCGCACTATACCTCGTCGCTTCCAGCGGGGCAGTTGCCGATGCACTAGAAGGCATTATTACCAACGCACTCAACAACGCGCCGGGTAAATGACCACCCTAGAAGCCGCCATCGCAGGGGCTAGCGTTATTGTTCTCACCGCCCTCATGGGTGCAGGCATCGTCACAATAGCAGCCCAGATCTCTGTTATCGACCAAGCAAACGCCGCTGCCCGCGCCCATGCCATCGGGGTAGCGTACACACCCTCGCGAGGCCACATAGACATCGACGCCACCGGCGACATAGTCACCGTGCACGCCCATGTGGGCTCCCCGCTGGGAATACGTAGCGCCGAGGCGAGTTTC
This window encodes:
- a CDS encoding MarP family serine protease, producing the protein MTVDAAIVIALVIAIFTGWRQGAVSSVLSTLGVVAGLICGAAAAPFVMGLTEHVALRFLLALGTVILLVGVGNLVGGILGAQLRDHFLWKKTMWIDSAIGSVFQALATLLVAWLVSIPLATGLSGGISQGIKNSEILGFVDHGAPSQLSALPSKISAMLNESGLPPLVSPFMEKQHSSQVEAPAIKVADTALVERLRPSVIHVLGESEECSRRLMGSGFVVDATHVITNAHVVAGTERVSLDTVVGMVDATVVYYNPQLDIAVLEAEGLNLPALQWAPEPAETGADAIVMGFPESGPFEAAPARISDRIIIAGPDIYANGRVERESYTARGSIRQGNSGGPMVDAEGNVIGVVFGASVDATDIGYALTAKEVLNMVGDTSALHTPVATQQCVVN
- a CDS encoding type II secretion system F family protein; protein product: MSMSFFLCALACVVPSVRWKPIVCNKIVSLAALVLLPIMLVIWEPVMIAAVLITATVIRTVMGIRRNRAARTTQEALSSALGIIAGDLRCGLGTWDALARVAQEPTTHAPLATACAAAARRARAGGSAADVLADYSHSIAGLQRVARVWKLSETHGISVVPLVEQLHNEIDDRLRHRDRTKAALQGAQATAIVLSLLPLFGLGMGIGLGAPVLAFLLNNAIGQTLLILGTALQCAGLLWSQALIKAVG
- a CDS encoding TadA family conjugal transfer-associated ATPase; translation: MGDQRQRIAEEVQRYVAEHPDVAAGTSLAQVVRRYAGGVIGDVEVLEILRQIRHDSVGVGPLEHILAIPGVTDIVVNGVHGVWFDRGRGLEQAAPCFDDEGEVMRLATRLLVASGNRLDSAQCYSDGRITRDDGSSLRVHAVLSPPSESGPLISIRVLRQADVSMTDLIAHNTFTAKVAQILENLVRERRPLLIVGGTGSGKTTLLSALLATVDHDQRIICIEDTPELQPVHPHVVKLISRSSNTEGRGHITMTDLLRQALRMRPDRIVVGEIRGAEVVDLLAALNTGHDGCAGTLHANSLREVPARLEALAAVGGLDRNALHSQLAAARPVVIVMRSTPQGRRLHQIGELSGTPITPHVIWEEA
- a CDS encoding type II secretion system F family protein, whose amino-acid sequence is MLSLSAFILAAAIFLTNPPPRMSTGTKLALPSWLSALMAYNQRLRTRCDYHAAAEQLDIFVATSRAGLSLAQACAAVAATTSSAVDAEPWRQVAAMASLGVPMSRACTPLANTEGLVAVVAVMRAADASGASIAAGCDRIARSLRDHAVDTYTAQAERTGVLIALPLTLCFLPAFFLLGLAPVTISLGMDIL
- the ssd gene encoding septum site-determining protein Ssd; this encodes MNTPHPSAPVLVAVANLTIHPEALHIVAATGRECIDTTDPREISRHAHRVAAMLVDATTAPHMASLPPNTRVMYLEPEPGPIDYEKAMKSGAELAVIVPAQSPELLKALGRRDVAPRAGKYPVIAVIGAAGGAGTSTLCAALAADYREALLIDTEHFSGGIDLLLGKEDDLGIRWDDVPDSGEKVPASELLASLPCVEPNVRILAATRDSVTRVAEQQLRGVVESVRGTCPIIIDVQRHHVLLESCVDLADLVVLLVPAEIRSVAAAAQLVPWLRRRKVDVVGVLRERAWASVDREEVARVTGADIVATVPTIKGLPREVELGGMATIPRALRRPLAQLRSHIDG
- a CDS encoding phage holin family protein, whose translation is MSNDKGFFTEGNDAFEAKVNAIPLTDVDATNKGSIGSLVSDATAQMSSLFRAEVELAKTELAVEAKKGVIGGGMFGVAGTIALYSSFFFFFFLAELLNLWIDRWAAFLIVFLFMLVLAGVLALVGFKKVKKISKPKETINSVNELKKLVPGKAQAKLEASNRGLYS
- a CDS encoding NUDIX hydrolase codes for the protein MTVDFPQPDAPGHNIDLRPEFAPRWLSPLVSDVANGVICDRLRRVLAPPQRTETTKQAAVLMLLAGDPLAHTVPNDATVLLTHRSPTMRSHSGQIAFPGGRMDPTDHNVVDCALREAWEETGVDRMSVTPLVTFPMLHIRATGYPVHPVLGYWHRPSRVGVVSPNEADSVAAIPIAELADPSNRLTVEFDRWSGPAFRINDFIIWGFTGGLLDAMLYQAGWEQPWDSHKHYDLYDTLARSRNNERLT
- a CDS encoding HAD family hydrolase — encoded protein: MNAPQLDTHQPRIAAFFDLDKTIIATSSALAYGREFMHSGLITPAEALQMSMAKATYMFSGYSSEQMDHTKNQLAHLITGWSEEQVREIASDTLQSVVAPAIYAEARDLIHMHQETGHDVVIISASARILVEAIAAELGVDQVVATELTVVDGKFTGEVPFYCKGAAKAQAILELTDKRGYQLDRSFAYSDSITDLPMLEAVGNPRAVNPDRALKKVALDRDWEIHTFKNPVALFSKPTKRDLQISTGVAAGVAAVVGSVMWWKSLNGRSDRLRLSCTRDPGTQM
- a CDS encoding alpha/beta fold hydrolase; this encodes MAAFFRRSNPSPKVPPVPISPHVVELDGPFSHIMLHTRGVRLHAATAGNPTNPLIVLLHDSFGGWFDFKECLAPLAAAGFHVAAIDFRGYGLSDKPPTGYDHYLATGDIAGSIRTLGHESAHVIACGSGAAIAWLLAANYPRHVASLTTVGAIHPLDMRRAIIGRPWLFTYPVSMTTMFRLPRVLSKRLWRLKGMWVERDLRRWTSLSFQASPKFADTLALRRLAMSIDSTFPAVAKTSRYVVNVPPLKWASQHVTAPTHVLVDATPYARYLARRAASRCTGDFDTFSIPSTRMRPHLEDPAAFVAQVLKLL
- a CDS encoding DUF4244 domain-containing protein, with the protein product MLTTIVTRFRLLASDDSGMTTIEYALGAVAATALAGALYLVASSGAVADALEGIITNALNNAPGK